The nucleotide sequence GCGACGATGATTTATCCCTTGCTGCCAATAATCCATCCCTGCTTATTCCGGAAATGGACAACCACCTGTTTTTCAATTATGTTGATTACATTGCCGACATTAATTATGGTTATGCATCCTATTCAAGAAATCAAAAAGGAATTGGAAGCTTTGCAGCCGGGATTCAATATATCAATTATGGCAGGTTTATAGGTGCAGACGAAACCGGCCTAAAAACCGGAAATTTTTATGCGGCAGAATATGCGCTGAACCTCATTTATAGCCGTCCCTTGGGTAAGGACAGCTGTTTCTATGCCGGAGTCAATATAAAACCTTTATATTCATCATTGGACAACTACAGTTCGCTGGGAATAGCAACGGATTGGGGCATCACTTATCACCGCAGCCCTTATTTCATGGCATCAGTGGTATTTAAAAATTTAGGTACACAAATTAAACCTTATTACAATCATTATTACGAACCTCTCCCTTTTGAAATACAGGCTGGAATCTCACAAAAACTGGAACATGCGCCTTTCAGATTTTCATTTGTCTTTCAACACCTCGAAAAACCAGATATGACCTATACCGTCACTGACAGCAGCAGTTCAGAAAACGCAGGAAGCGGGCAAAAGGGTGTACTTAACAAACTGGGCGACAAATGCATGAGGCATTTGATTATAGGAGTTGAATTTACTCCTTTTAATAACTTTTTTCTGCGTGCAGGGTACAATTATCAAAGGAGAAAAGAAATGCAGGTCGAACAAAGAATTGGAATGGTGGGCTTTTCGTGGGGAATAGGATTAAAAATCTCGAAATTTCATATCGACTATGGTCATTCAGCCTACCATCTTGGGGCCGTTGTAAATCAATTTTCTATAGGAATGAATTTAAGCGAGTTTTATCACAAAACTTCATTTATAAGAGAAGAAAAATAAGATTTTCCAAGTCTTGGTTATCTTTGTATTTTCATATTTCAACAGCAAAATGGACAATAAATTAGTGATAGCCATTGATGGATACTCATCCTGTGGGAAAAGTACTTTTGCAAAGGCGTTAGCCCAGGCCATGAACTATGCTTATATAGACAGTGGAGCCATGTACAGGGCAGTTACCCTGGCATTCATGCGAAACGGAATGATCGAAAACCACCAGGTCAACAAGCAGGGTATTGACGAAAAACTGAACGGAATTGAAATTTCTTTTAGATATAATCCTCAAAACAAAAAGAATGAAACCTGGCTTAACGGCGAAAATATCGAAGAAGAAATCCGGGAAATCAAAGTTTCAGAAAACGTGAGCCCTGTGAGCAAAATCAAAGAAGTACGTAATAAATTGGTATCCCTGCAACGGAAAATGGGGGAACAAAAAGGCATCGTCATGGATGGCCGAGATATCGGCACAGTTGTTTTCCCTGAAGCAGACCTGAAGATATTCATGACTGCAGATAAGAACATACGGGCCGAACGGCGCTACAAGGAATTAATAGGGAAAGGGCTTTCCGTCAGCTTTGAGGAAGTAAGAAAAAATTTGGAACAAAGGGATTTTATGGATGAAAACCGCAAAGAAAGCCCGCTGAAAAAAGCTGAAGATGCCATTTTACTTGATAATAGTCATCTTACACCAGAAGAAGAACTGGAGTGGATTTTGCAAATTATTAACTCAAAGTATCCATGCTGATTGAAATTGACAAAAATTCGGGTTTCTGTTTCGGCGTCGTAAAAGCCATTGAAATGGCAGAAAAGGAGCTGAAAGAATCAGGACATCTTTATTGCCTGGGGGAAATAGTGCATAACAATGTTGAAGTAAACCGTCTGGCCAAAGAAGGACTAGTGACTATAGATTTTAAAACCTTTAAGAAATTAAAGCACTGCAAAGTATTGATCAGGGCTCATGGAGAGCCGCCGGAAACATATAAAATTGCGGAGGAAAACGATATAACCATCATCGATGCGACCTGTTCTGTGGTATTAAAATTGCAAAAAAAAATAAAGCAGGGATACGAGAATGCTAAAAATAGTGAAAACGAAGGACAAGTCGTTATTTTTGGTAAGGAAGGCCATGCTGAAGTCAACGGCTTGGTAGGGCAAACCCATAATGAGGCCATTGTAGTCAATGATATTA is from Bacteroidota bacterium and encodes:
- the porQ gene encoding type IX secretion system protein PorQ; translated protein: DDDLSLAANNPSLLIPEMDNHLFFNYVDYIADINYGYASYSRNQKGIGSFAAGIQYINYGRFIGADETGLKTGNFYAAEYALNLIYSRPLGKDSCFYAGVNIKPLYSSLDNYSSLGIATDWGITYHRSPYFMASVVFKNLGTQIKPYYNHYYEPLPFEIQAGISQKLEHAPFRFSFVFQHLEKPDMTYTVTDSSSSENAGSGQKGVLNKLGDKCMRHLIIGVEFTPFNNFFLRAGYNYQRRKEMQVEQRIGMVGFSWGIGLKISKFHIDYGHSAYHLGAVVNQFSIGMNLSEFYHKTSFIREEK
- the cmk gene encoding (d)CMP kinase, which gives rise to MDNKLVIAIDGYSSCGKSTFAKALAQAMNYAYIDSGAMYRAVTLAFMRNGMIENHQVNKQGIDEKLNGIEISFRYNPQNKKNETWLNGENIEEEIREIKVSENVSPVSKIKEVRNKLVSLQRKMGEQKGIVMDGRDIGTVVFPEADLKIFMTADKNIRAERRYKELIGKGLSVSFEEVRKNLEQRDFMDENRKESPLKKAEDAILLDNSHLTPEEELEWILQIINSKYPC
- a CDS encoding 4-hydroxy-3-methylbut-2-enyl diphosphate reductase codes for the protein MLIEIDKNSGFCFGVVKAIEMAEKELKESGHLYCLGEIVHNNVEVNRLAKEGLVTIDFKTFKKLKHCKVLIRAHGEPPETYKIAEENDITIIDATCSVVLKLQKKIKQGYENAKNSENEGQVVIFGKEGHAEVNGLVGQTHNEAIVVNDINDLYKIDFSKPIDLFSQTTQSKSKFNLLKQELIARMSEAGIKPENCLKANDTVCHQVSNREPKLKEFAQNHELVIFVSGQQSSNGKMLYKVCKEANPNTLFISESKEISADLFKNINSVGICGATSTPLWLMEKIADTIKNLTKI